Part of the Flavobacterium alkalisoli genome is shown below.
TGTTCAGTTGGCAGGTAAATCCTTGCTGGCTTTGAGGAGTACAGAAGTAGGTGCCCAATCATTGGGAAAAATTTCTAAATTTGAAAAAATGATTGAGAATGGAAGAATTCATGAGATTGCGGAGCCTATCGAAACGTTCATGCACAAAGGAGAGCATTTTATACTGAATGGACATCATCGCATCCAGGCCGCTAAAAATGTCAATGCAACTATTGATGCAACTATCCTAAGTCTTGAGAAGGCAATGGAAAGATATGGCGATAAAGTAATGGAAATATTAAACGGAATGCATTAAAATGAAAAAGATATTAGACAATTATTATGATTTTATAGAAACATTTGAAAAGTTGCTTATGTCCGAATACGGACTAGATGTTAATCCATACTCCAAGGCAGGTACTTTAGTTCCAAGAAAGGGAAAAATTGGTGAGTTCGAATACCATTATCATGGAGCAGGATGTACTGTAAAAAAAGATGATATCATTTGTGAGTACAATATTGTACCGGTTAATAAACCTGGTATTAAGTTTTCACTATGGTCTTTTTCAGAATATGTTAACTCCTCCAGTGCTCTTAAAAAATCTGGCTACACTTCTGATTATATCCGGAATGAATTGGAGAAACTAATAGATGAAGGAATTTTGGAGTGGGATGATATTGATGGTAATCCTATTAATATTTATATTTATAATAGAAACATCTAAGAGTTTAGTAGACAATGTGTAAATAAACTAATGCAAGTTTAGCTGGAAGTTTTCTTGCCAATTAGTGTATCTTGGGTTCTGTCGCATCTACACATATGTTTTACCTTTGGTCTTTAAAATCTTTATTTCATGAATATCAAAGGTCATTGCTATCCGAAATCTATAATTCTTCAGGGCGTATATTTTAAGCTTAGGTTTACTCTGAGCTACCGCGATGTTGAAGAGATAATGAAGATTCGCGGCATTCAGGTTGACCATGCTACGATTCAGCGCTGGGTGTATAAGTTTACACCATTTATTGAGTTGCAAATGAAAAAGAGAAAACTTTTCGTTGGGACGAGTTGGAGAATGGATGAAACATATATTAAAGTGAAAGGTGTTTGGTTTTATCTGTACAAGGCAGTTGACAAATCAGGCAATACAGTTGATTTTCTATTGACCAGAAAAAGGCAGAGGATGAGTGCCCAATCTTTTTTAATCAAAGCGATTACTAATAATTGTAAACCAAGAGTCATCAATATAGATAAAAGTGTTTCCAATACTGGGGCTATCAAGGTTTATAATAAACGTTCGTTCTCTAAAATTAAAATCCGTCAATGTAAATATCTTAATAATATTGTAGAGCAAGATCATCGTTTTATAAAATGGAGAATACAAAACAGCTTAGGCTTTAAAAGTTTTGAATCAGCTAAGAGAACATTGAGTGGAATAGAAGTTATACATATGTTGAGAAAGAATCAGATGATTAATCCTGGGACAACTATGTTCAAATCATTCTGTAAACTGGCAGCATAAAGTTATAGTACTCGAATTTCTTGGATTTTAACAAACAGATGCGACAGAACCGATATTTAATTTCAGTTTTTTTACTGAAATTATTTTTCCTGGACATGATAATCAACAACCACATTATTTACTTTCATTTCTGTTCCTGAGTAAGTAATTTCTCCTTTTGAAGGGACCATTACTATAATTGCAGGTTCTTTAGAACTGATTTTGATTTTAGTTGAGTCTGAAACATTCTTTGCAATAAAAGTCCCGGAAACAGTATTGTATAAATCTATAGTTTGCCCTTTAGAAGTTTTTACCGTTATGGCCTTACTTTCTTCATGAGGGTTATAGTAAAGATAAGTAGGGTAAGCTTTGTCATGAAAGAAGTCAGTTGCCAGTAAATCCAGTTGTAATATACCCTCAACATCCGTTTTTTGGATGATACTTCCAAATATGCCTACATGGCCACTACCATACACACTTAATTGTGATTGTGGAGGATTTTTACCCGCAACCCATAATGGTCCGTCACCTTGTGCAACCGGAGCTTTTACATCTTGGTATTCAGGGAGGTTAGATTGTTTTATAATTCCTTCATAAGCAATAACTCCTTTTCCGGCATTAGCCAGTTGCGGAATAGTTTCGTGCTCATCAGGCATATATTGCGGGTAAAATAATTTTGAAGCGTTAGCAGCATTAAGCATCCATTTACCAATAGCACCTGCATAAGACTGATCATATCTTACCAAAGGCACTAAAGGCCATGCAGCATCATACGTATTCATTAAAAAGCCATAGCCTCCATGATCTACTGTGCTGCCTACTGTGCCAGAAATATCAAAACCATTCCACTTGTCTGCCAAAACACCCCATCCTTCGCGACAGATGGCAGTACCGTCAAAACTCCAATCCAGTATTTTGTCTACATCATAATCTTTACCCAGTTCGGCATTTATTCTTGCAGAAAGATAAGCTCCAAAAGGCATTAGTAGTTCATAAGTAGGGTTTTGAGACTGTGATTGTAAAGCTGACAGGGCAGACAAAGCTCCGTCAAGATATTTTTTATCACCAAAATTTTTATAGGCAGCATATAGAACCCATGCATGACCAGCTGCTGCATCGGGCTGAATACAAATATTATTTTTCATAGGAACCATTTTTCCATAATCAAAATAAGAATAGTTGTAATCGCCTTTTAGTATAACATCGGCTTCATAAAACTTATCGGCAATTTTTCGTGCAATTTCTTCAAGCCCGGGTTCATTAGGGTATCTTTCATATATAGCATAGAACAATAGGTTAGGGTATACGTCATACCACCAGTCACGTCCATAGCCGCCCCCTAAAAGGGCAACTTCCGGGCAGGTGTTATTCATCATTATATCCCATCCTGTTTCGCTGTTAAAGTAATTTTTCAGCATTGCTACATAATCAATTCCCCTGTCGTTGGTTTTATCAATGCCCACCAGGGTAGCGCCAAGTGTGGCTCCCATGTTTGCCAGTGCCTCATGAAACATACCTTCGTTATTATCAGGCCCCTGCCTAACGTCACCTATTGCAGTATATAGTCCTACCACATCCTGTGGATAGTTTTTATGAGATTTGTCTATCCATACTAATGGCCAAAATTCTCCTGTTGCATCAAAATCAAATACAACAGTATTAAAATCATGTGCCATCTTGTTATAGTCAATTATTTCGAAGGGGTGCGGCATATCAGCCATTTTATTAACCCTCTCTATAGGCTTTTGTTCAACTCGTGGCTGTACAGCACAGGCAGATAATAATAGACATGGTACTAAGGTTTTGAAAAATGTATTCATTTGTAGGTGTATTAAGGCTTAAACTAAATTTGAGGCTGTTTCTTCCAATATTTTAGGTGTATCAACAGCTCCTTCTTCTTTTTCCGGAGCTATTTTATCACCCTGTGCAATTATTTTTTTACCAATAAATATCGAACATAATTGTAAAAGTGCAATTATTCCTATAGCATATCTTAAAGCAAAATCTTCTGATAATGTGTAATATAAAACCAGGAATGTAGCAGCTCCCAGTAATCTTCCTGCATATAGACCTGCTTCATGGTTAAGTATATACACAAACTCTCCTCTTTTTTCTATTTTGGAAACAATATCTATAACCCTTAGTTGAATAGGGAAATAGGCTAAATCCATTAAAGGTTTTGCTATAAGCAGTAAAAGAAGGAAAATAATAACCCCGGTCTCGTTAAAGACAGCGCCATTAAGGCATGCCCCCAAAGCAAACAATATAAGCCCTACTGCGAAAATTTTAATCCTGTCTGCCGGTTTAGAGAATCGTCCTATAAAGTAAATGATTATTGCGGCAAGTACAGCACCTATGGAAAGTGCATTTCCAAGAGCACCTTCTTCACCAAGAATCTTGAATATAAGCATAGCCGGTGCCGTGACCAAAAATCCCTGCGCCAAACCTTTAAACATTGCCAGTGAAAGCAGTTTATACCATAACGGATGAAATTTAAAGAAGATATATTTTTTTTGAATAGGGTTTTCAAATCTGCCCCTGTAACAAACCATAGATGCGGCCATAGTAATTACAAATACAATTGCGGTGATTATAACATAAGCACCATGTTTTTCTTCTTCTCCGTTTTTAGATTGTATAAACCAGCCGATAGCTGCCGGTACTACAATTGCAATAATGGTATAAAAAAATGTTTCCAGACCATAGTAATAGTTCCGGTTGTTATCATTTGTGGTAGATACAGCAAGATAATCGCGATTAGACCAATATAATCCAAAAGATAACCCCATAGTAATACCTGCCACTCCAATACCCATAAGATTAAGTGTTTTAAGTGACATCATAATTATCATGGAGACACCACTTAACATCATTCCTATAGAATAGAGTTTTTTAATATTAACGTGTTTTAATAAAAAACCATTAATAAGAAATGTTATAGGGATGCCTGTGTATATGGCCAGCTGATATATTACAACCTTTGAGGTATCGTTAGAATTTCTCATTATGTAAGCTGCCACAAATATGTCTATAACCGGCAATACAAGGGCGTAGACCAAGTTGGTAAGCACCAGTATGCGGAAATTATGCGATTGTCTTTTAAAATGATTAACCTCTGTTATAAGTTTTTTAAGCATTAGTTATATTTTAAAAGTGAAAGAATTTCTTTAATAGAAAAATCTGCTGCACATACAAACTCATCAGATGCGCCATAATAAACCGTTACGGTATCATTATCATCTTTTAATATATGGCCATTAGTAAATACAACATTTCCAAAAAAGCCGGTCAGTTCATAACTGGCAGTCGGAATCATTATTGGGTCTTCCGTTCGGGCAAGTACTTTTGAAGGGGCATTGAAATCCAGTAATAATGCACCTAGGCAATATTGATGTTTATCGTTTGCCCCATGATAAATTTCCAGCCAGCCCTTTTCAGTTTTTATAGGGGTAGCTCCTGCACCTATGCGTTTGCTATCCCATTGTTCTTTACGGGTTTTGGCTATGCATTTATGATTTCCCCAGTGAATACTGTCTGGTGATGAGGCAATCCATATATAATTACCGCCTATATCTACGCTGCTTGGCCTGTGAAGGGCGTAATAAAGTCCGTTTATTTTTTCTTCAAAAATGGCACAGTCCTTATTATGGGCAGGAAATATCATTCCGTGTTTTTCAAAGTTTTTCCAGTTTTCGGTAGTTCTTAAACCTACACCCACACCATTATCGGAAACAGAAGTAAACGTAAGATAATATTTCCCTTCAATCTGTGCTACCCTGCAGTCCTCTATACCAAAAGTTTCTAATATACCTTCGCCTACCAGTTTAGGGTAATCTTCCGGTTCGTAAAAATTTATACCGTCATCACTGCATACTAACCTCAGGTGAGATAGTGTAGTAAGGTAATCTGTTCCCTTATAGTTGATAACCCTTGCATCTGTTGCAATAAGTTCCGGGTCGTTTTTTTCTATTTCTATGATTGTTATATCTCCTGTTTCAGTAAGGATAGGGAAGGAGATAATACCCTCTTTTTGTTTAGGCCTTTCGGCTACTCTCACAATAAGCCAGGTTTTTTCCTGAAACTTAAAGGCACCAGGATTAAGAAGGCAGGTAATTTCCAGACCTTCAGTGCTGGGAGTTAAATCTGTGGGAGATAATAATGGGTTTTGTGCAAAACGTTTTGCTATGTCTTTCATTTTATAATTATTGTGGTAATTAATTGGGTTAACCCGGGGCTGTATGGGCAGCTCCCGAGTACTAACCCAACAAGTATTTTAATAACCCTCGTTTTGTGTTAAAGTTCCTGCTGAGGCATCTATTTCTGATTGCGGAATAGGATAAAGCGTGTGTCTTGGCTGGAAATTCTTACCATGAGCCTGCATTACTTCCTGTGCAATCCCCCAACGCTTAAGGTCCAGCATTCTTTGGTTTTCAAAACCAAGTTCAACACGTCTTTCAGAAATAAGCCAGTTTTTTACGGTTGCCATATCGGTAGAGGCGGGCCTGTCAGGCAATGTGCCGGCAGGAGGAACCTCACCGTTTGCATCTACAGTGGTTCTGGCTCTTTCCCTAATCTGATTAATAATAGCTATAGCACCTGCATGATCTCCTGTTTCATTAAGCGCTTCTGCTTTCCAAAGCAAGGCATCTGCATAACGTATGTAAACTTTGTTGTTAGGTGCATCATCGTTTCCTTTATTGGTTCCGTCAAGGCTTCCCAGCATCTTGTTTACATTTTGGTTGTCAACATCTACGGTGTAAAGTTTTCGAGGATCGTTCGGTTCAAAAGCGTTTAAAAAATCTTCAGATGGAGCAAAGAACCCCCAGCCAAGCGGAGCACAGATACCGTTACCTCTTCTTGGTGTTGCGTTAGTTTGATGATCAAATGAAAATATAACCTCATTGTCATCATATTCACTGGTAAAACTGTCAAAATAGTTTGCGTTAAGGCTGTATCCTAATGCTGGCAGCTGGTCTACCAATGCCGGAACTTCAGCCCAGTTTTGCGTGTATAATTGAGCTTTGGCAAGTAATGCTATCGCCGCACCTTTAGGAACCCTCCATTTTTCGGTGTCAGAAGAGTATTTAGCGTTAGGAAGTAAATCTTTCGATAAAACAAGCTCAGCTTTTATGTTATCCCAAACCTCATTTTTGTCTACCCTTACAGCAACTTCAAACGCTTCCTGATACGTTTTTACCGGCCTTAAAATTAACGGAACATCACCAAAATTACTTACCAGCGAAAAGTAATAGTAAGATCTAAGGAAATAAGCTTCACCTAACAATTGATTTTTTCTGGCTGTTGTAATGCCTGTAATAGATTCTATATCAGGGTTTGTAAGTAGTTCTATAGCAATGTTCAGCCTTTTAATACCTTCGTAATTGTACTTCCAAAGTCCGTTAGGCCCTCCGTTAGTTGAGGTAAAAGTAAAATTGTCAATATCATCTATCCAGGGTTGGTCTCCGTCTGTAACCCATTTCTTTTTCATGTCATCAGATGCGATGTCCTGAAGAATATAGTCGTTTTGGAACACAAGTCCTCCTGCCCAATCCCATTCTCCTAAAATATTAAGCCTGTTAGAAAGCAGGTCGTAAGAAGACTTTACTGCTGTTTCTATAGTAGCTATAGTAGGAGTGGTGTTTGCCTGTTCCTGGGTAGTGAGACCTATTGGGTCCTGAGTAAGTTCGTCGTCACAGGCAGTAAGTGAGATGATACTTATAAATAGTCCTATTTTTATATAATTTTTCATGATTCTTTTTTTTCTAAAGTTTTACCCTTGCTCCAAAAATAACCGCTGTTGATTGCGGATAAGTACCTTTATCTATCAGTGAAGTAGATTCCGGATCCAGCCCTTTGTAATCAGTAAAGGTTAGTAAGTTTTGTCCTGAAACATAAAGTCTCAGATTAGAAATTCCTTTAATAGTATTGTTTAGGGTATAGCCTATTTCAATATTCTTAAGCCTTAAGTAAGAAGCATCTTCTACAAATTTGCTTGATACAAATCCGCCTCCGTTATTATTAAAGGTTAGGCGAGGAGTAGTGTTACTTGTTCCTTCACCATTCCAGCTGTTTAAAACATCGGTAGTTGAGTTGAACGGACGGCTATCGTAATCCAATATCTGTATCATGTCGTTATACCTGTCTACATCCTTAACTCCCTGGAAAAGGAATGAAAAATCAAAGTTTTTGTACGAAGCATTAAATGCAAGACCGTATGTTACCTTAGGTATAGGGTTTCCTATAAATGTACGGTCATCGGCATTTATTTGTCCATCGTTATTAAGGTCTCTAAATTTCATGTCTCCCGGTTGTGCACCATTAGCATTAGAATACAGGTAAGAATCAACTTCAGCCTGATTTTGGTATATACCGTCAAAAACGTAACCATAGTATGAGCTTATCGGCTGTCCTACCTGAGTTCTTGTATGGGTGACATCGTCCTGAATGTTTTGTACATACTGTTGCAGCTTAGTAACATCATTATCAAGTGTGGCTAAATTTGCATTGATACCATATTTAAACTCATTATCGTTGTTTTTGTAGCCAAGTGAAAA
Proteins encoded:
- a CDS encoding DUF6896 domain-containing protein, with protein sequence MKKILDNYYDFIETFEKLLMSEYGLDVNPYSKAGTLVPRKGKIGEFEYHYHGAGCTVKKDDIICEYNIVPVNKPGIKFSLWSFSEYVNSSSALKKSGYTSDYIRNELEKLIDEGILEWDDIDGNPINIYIYNRNI
- a CDS encoding IS6 family transposase, translating into MNIKGHCYPKSIILQGVYFKLRFTLSYRDVEEIMKIRGIQVDHATIQRWVYKFTPFIELQMKKRKLFVGTSWRMDETYIKVKGVWFYLYKAVDKSGNTVDFLLTRKRQRMSAQSFLIKAITNNCKPRVINIDKSVSNTGAIKVYNKRSFSKIKIRQCKYLNNIVEQDHRFIKWRIQNSLGFKSFESAKRTLSGIEVIHMLRKNQMINPGTTMFKSFCKLAA
- a CDS encoding MFS transporter, which produces MLKKLITEVNHFKRQSHNFRILVLTNLVYALVLPVIDIFVAAYIMRNSNDTSKVVIYQLAIYTGIPITFLINGFLLKHVNIKKLYSIGMMLSGVSMIIMMSLKTLNLMGIGVAGITMGLSFGLYWSNRDYLAVSTTNDNNRNYYYGLETFFYTIIAIVVPAAIGWFIQSKNGEEEKHGAYVIITAIVFVITMAASMVCYRGRFENPIQKKYIFFKFHPLWYKLLSLAMFKGLAQGFLVTAPAMLIFKILGEEGALGNALSIGAVLAAIIIYFIGRFSKPADRIKIFAVGLILFALGACLNGAVFNETGVIIFLLLLLIAKPLMDLAYFPIQLRVIDIVSKIEKRGEFVYILNHEAGLYAGRLLGAATFLVLYYTLSEDFALRYAIGIIALLQLCSIFIGKKIIAQGDKIAPEKEEGAVDTPKILEETASNLV
- a CDS encoding glycoside hydrolase family 130 protein, translated to MKDIAKRFAQNPLLSPTDLTPSTEGLEITCLLNPGAFKFQEKTWLIVRVAERPKQKEGIISFPILTETGDITIIEIEKNDPELIATDARVINYKGTDYLTTLSHLRLVCSDDGINFYEPEDYPKLVGEGILETFGIEDCRVAQIEGKYYLTFTSVSDNGVGVGLRTTENWKNFEKHGMIFPAHNKDCAIFEEKINGLYYALHRPSSVDIGGNYIWIASSPDSIHWGNHKCIAKTRKEQWDSKRIGAGATPIKTEKGWLEIYHGANDKHQYCLGALLLDFNAPSKVLARTEDPIMIPTASYELTGFFGNVVFTNGHILKDDNDTVTVYYGASDEFVCAADFSIKEILSLLKYN
- a CDS encoding RagB/SusD family nutrient uptake outer membrane protein, whose protein sequence is MKNYIKIGLFISIISLTACDDELTQDPIGLTTQEQANTTPTIATIETAVKSSYDLLSNRLNILGEWDWAGGLVFQNDYILQDIASDDMKKKWVTDGDQPWIDDIDNFTFTSTNGGPNGLWKYNYEGIKRLNIAIELLTNPDIESITGITTARKNQLLGEAYFLRSYYYFSLVSNFGDVPLILRPVKTYQEAFEVAVRVDKNEVWDNIKAELVLSKDLLPNAKYSSDTEKWRVPKGAAIALLAKAQLYTQNWAEVPALVDQLPALGYSLNANYFDSFTSEYDDNEVIFSFDHQTNATPRRGNGICAPLGWGFFAPSEDFLNAFEPNDPRKLYTVDVDNQNVNKMLGSLDGTNKGNDDAPNNKVYIRYADALLWKAEALNETGDHAGAIAIINQIRERARTTVDANGEVPPAGTLPDRPASTDMATVKNWLISERRVELGFENQRMLDLKRWGIAQEVMQAHGKNFQPRHTLYPIPQSEIDASAGTLTQNEGY